From the genome of Nostoc sp. C052, one region includes:
- a CDS encoding NACHT domain-containing NTPase, giving the protein MAKPSLKASPKGLQQAHEAFTKREFTQESLAAQLGCNRSVISKFFNGENVWEKYFTAICEALEIDYQEIVYGYLAPSAQDLVGKVRTQIKELTQELCGTMRILDMTQPIELSQIYTDVNILEKLIALRRKTIDELLKECGYEDFDRFGLGKVVEKRVLGVKAVEKYKKLIVLGKPGAGKTTFLRYLAVQCNQGSFQPHLVPIFIPLKYFAEDPTQPSLLEYIRQQYSGCDVTEEELVELFKQGSALILLDGLDEVSAEYQEHTLKEVRSFSRIYFDNHFVIACRIAAWEYTFDKFTEVEIADFDNKQINEFANNWFKNKSVKSEKFIKYLNKNNRIYQLAVTPLLLTLLCLVFEESASLPNSRSESYHEGLDVLLKKWDAKRGIHRDQIYQKLSLPRKKDLLRQIAYSTFEKEKYFFTPLEVKLILKKYIEKISNFDSESNISQGDIEELLKAMEAQHGIIIERAKGIYSFSHLTFHEYFVAKRIVSLIPQTSDEELHQDEDFKNNDKFPDSEADNKLINNQKLQKDHEELQKLVKHLKDRKWREIFLLVAEILLDASNLFRLMKEKAEQILEGKDNLQKYLKLVNKKSQSLLQLFQIKDNLEAKKFSAAIRAFYFDIDYDIDPDRQLCFLLEPRTKYLTCGNCFTRILKDINSLEEGIIHAKKYDDMTDEASIKVINAASADEIMKIAVNYGIKSKKIRQDNREELERIMSDFFEVNNTMQENEERLKHGADKVREVASKKLLSDQLLGVSFKDFNEEDQQSLKDYYYVNKLLIDCLIQTDCVVTFQVREEILETLFLPKVL; this is encoded by the coding sequence ATGGCAAAACCCTCTTTGAAAGCATCTCCAAAAGGACTCCAGCAAGCACATGAGGCTTTTACCAAGCGAGAATTCACGCAAGAGTCTCTAGCTGCTCAACTGGGTTGCAATCGTTCTGTTATCAGTAAGTTTTTTAACGGCGAGAACGTTTGGGAAAAGTACTTTACCGCCATTTGTGAAGCGTTAGAAATTGATTACCAAGAGATTGTGTATGGATATTTGGCACCTTCAGCTCAAGATTTAGTTGGAAAGGTGCGTACTCAGATAAAAGAACTAACCCAAGAGTTGTGCGGAACGATGCGTATATTAGATATGACGCAACCGATTGAGTTGAGTCAAATCTATACCGATGTGAATATTTTGGAGAAGCTAATAGCACTCCGACGTAAAACAATTGATGAATTACTTAAAGAATGTGGATATGAGGATTTTGACAGATTTGGGTTAGGTAAAGTTGTAGAAAAGCGGGTTCTTGGCGTAAAAGCAGTTGAAAAATATAAGAAATTAATTGTACTAGGAAAGCCAGGAGCTGGTAAAACTACCTTCTTAAGATATCTAGCAGTTCAGTGCAATCAAGGTAGTTTTCAACCTCACCTTGTACCTATTTTTATCCCTTTAAAATATTTTGCGGAAGATCCAACTCAACCTAGTTTATTAGAATATATTAGGCAGCAGTACTCTGGGTGTGATGTAACGGAAGAAGAGCTTGTCGAATTATTTAAACAGGGTTCTGCTCTGATTTTACTGGACGGATTAGATGAAGTTAGCGCCGAATATCAAGAGCATACTTTAAAAGAAGTTAGAAGTTTTTCTCGGATATATTTTGACAATCATTTTGTTATTGCTTGTCGAATTGCGGCATGGGAGTATACCTTTGATAAATTCACAGAAGTAGAGATAGCTGATTTTGATAATAAACAAATTAATGAATTTGCCAACAATTGGTTCAAAAATAAATCAGTCAAATCAGAGAAGTTTATTAAGTACTTAAATAAGAATAATCGTATCTATCAATTAGCCGTCACTCCTCTGTTGCTAACTCTTCTATGCTTAGTATTTGAAGAATCTGCTAGTCTACCAAATAGTCGTTCGGAAAGTTATCATGAAGGATTAGATGTTTTACTAAAAAAATGGGATGCCAAACGTGGAATTCATCGAGATCAAATTTATCAAAAATTATCACTTCCACGCAAAAAAGATTTACTCCGTCAAATTGCTTACAGTACTTTTGAAAAGGAGAAGTATTTTTTTACCCCATTAGAAGTCAAGCTCATTCTGAAAAAATATATCGAGAAAATATCAAATTTTGATAGTGAGTCAAATATTTCACAGGGTGATATTGAAGAGCTTTTGAAAGCTATGGAAGCTCAACATGGGATTATAATTGAGCGAGCTAAAGGTATTTATTCATTTTCTCACCTCACTTTTCATGAGTATTTTGTTGCTAAAAGAATTGTTAGCTTAATCCCACAAACATCAGATGAAGAATTACATCAGGATGAGGATTTTAAAAATAATGATAAATTCCCAGATTCGGAAGCTGATAACAAATTAATAAATAATCAGAAATTACAAAAAGATCACGAAGAGTTACAAAAGCTAGTTAAACATCTAAAAGACCGTAAATGGAGGGAGATTTTCCTTTTAGTAGCAGAGATATTATTAGATGCTAGTAACCTTTTTAGATTGATGAAGGAGAAAGCCGAGCAAATCTTAGAAGGGAAAGATAATCTACAGAAATATCTGAAGCTTGTAAATAAAAAGTCTCAATCGCTACTTCAACTATTTCAGATAAAAGATAATCTAGAAGCAAAGAAATTTTCTGCTGCTATTCGTGCATTTTATTTTGACATTGATTATGACATCGACCCAGATAGACAGCTTTGCTTTTTGTTGGAACCACGAACAAAGTACTTAACTTGTGGTAATTGTTTTACTCGTATACTTAAAGATATTAATAGCTTGGAAGAAGGTATTATTCATGCTAAAAAATATGACGACATGACTGATGAAGCAAGTATAAAAGTAATTAATGCAGCTTCTGCTGATGAAATTATGAAAATTGCTGTTAATTATGGTATAAAATCTAAAAAAATACGCCAAGATAATCGAGAAGAACTAGAGAGGATAATGAGTGATTTTTTTGAAGTAAATAATACTATGCAAGAAAATGAAGAGAGATTAAAGCACGGTGCAGATAAAGTCAGAGAAGTCGCAAGTAAAAAACTATTAAGTGATCAATTGTTAGGAGTTAGTTTTAAAGATTTTAACGAAGAAGATCAACAAAGCCTTAAAGATTATTATTATGTAAATAAGCTGCTAATAGACTGTTTAATTCAAACAGATTGCGTTGTTACTTTTCAAGTGCGTGAAGAAATTTTGGAAACATTATTTTTACCAAAAGTTCTATGA
- a CDS encoding DUF4351 domain-containing protein: MSYDNTAKYLAELYPAEFAKWLLPDKATEVTVLKTELSIEPIRADYVTFLQTSSRILHIEFQTLPKSNPPIPLRVLDYYVRLKRQYNIPVTQVVIFLQQSSDPIAFTEEYTDEFTSHRYQVIRLWEQDSALFLDNPALLPLAPLTRTDSPATLLSQVAQNIAKIPDRDERQNIAGCTEIFAGLRFEKDLIRQFLREDIMQESVIYQDILQKGEQREAFRFLNRLLSRRFGEIEPSIIERVRVLPVDQLEALGEAFLDFVSADELLNWLDQQPNNH; encoded by the coding sequence TTGAGTTACGATAATACTGCCAAGTACTTAGCTGAATTGTATCCAGCCGAGTTTGCCAAGTGGTTGCTACCAGATAAAGCTACAGAAGTTACAGTACTTAAAACCGAACTTTCAATAGAGCCAATCCGCGCAGATTATGTCACATTTTTGCAAACAAGTAGCCGGATTTTGCACATTGAGTTTCAGACTCTCCCCAAATCTAATCCACCGATTCCTTTGCGGGTATTAGACTATTATGTGAGATTGAAACGGCAATATAACATACCAGTAACCCAAGTCGTGATCTTCTTGCAACAAAGTAGTGACCCTATTGCATTTACTGAAGAATACACAGATGAGTTCACAAGTCACCGTTATCAAGTTATACGGTTATGGGAACAAGATTCAGCTTTGTTTCTGGATAATCCAGCACTATTGCCTCTTGCACCTTTAACTCGAACTGATTCCCCAGCAACTTTATTATCCCAAGTAGCTCAAAACATCGCTAAAATTCCAGATAGGGATGAAAGGCAGAACATTGCTGGATGTACAGAGATATTTGCAGGTTTAAGGTTCGAAAAAGATTTAATTCGTCAATTTTTACGGGAGGATATTATGCAGGAATCTGTTATCTATCAAGATATTTTGCAAAAAGGGGAACAACGTGAAGCTTTCCGCTTTTTGAATCGATTATTAAGTCGGCGTTTCGGTGAAATTGAACCATCAATTATTGAACGAGTTAGAGTATTGCCTGTTGACCAATTGGAAGCGTTAGGTGAAGCTTTCTTAGATTTTGTATCTGCTGATGAATTGCTCAATTGGTTAGACCAGCAACCAAATAATCACTAA
- a CDS encoding DUF5131 family protein, with protein sequence MPTNIEWTDLTDNIIRAKGGGWWCQKISEGCKNCYSEKLNQNSFFGGNKQPYSGQPPELVLDTEAIRKWGFQRKPKKHFVSSMTDVFGEWVPRFWQHEMLDGMFVAPNQIFQILTKRPEIMLSSMDEWLSCHGLDKLPANIWPGTSIENRRTLEERSQFLAQIPADIRFWSVEPLLEDLGDITHYLNDVQLVIVGGESGPNSRPCHIEWINSIVQQCQQSKTPVFVKQLGANAKFGGQRFKTRDKKGGKIEEFPLHLQVRQFPFDA encoded by the coding sequence ATGCCAACAAACATAGAATGGACAGACTTAACAGATAATATCATCCGTGCCAAGGGAGGAGGTTGGTGGTGTCAAAAAATCTCAGAGGGATGTAAAAATTGCTATAGCGAAAAGCTGAATCAAAATTCTTTCTTTGGCGGAAACAAGCAACCCTACTCTGGACAACCACCCGAACTAGTGTTAGATACAGAAGCTATTCGGAAATGGGGATTCCAAAGAAAACCCAAAAAGCATTTCGTTTCTTCAATGACTGATGTTTTTGGTGAATGGGTTCCGCGTTTTTGGCAACATGAAATGCTGGACGGAATGTTCGTTGCTCCCAATCAAATATTTCAGATTCTCACCAAACGCCCAGAAATTATGCTGTCATCTATGGATGAATGGCTTTCTTGTCATGGACTAGACAAGTTACCTGCAAATATTTGGCCAGGAACTTCGATTGAGAATCGCCGCACTTTAGAAGAACGTAGTCAATTTCTTGCTCAGATTCCTGCTGATATCCGATTCTGGTCAGTTGAACCATTACTAGAAGATTTGGGTGATATCACTCACTACTTAAATGATGTTCAGTTAGTAATTGTTGGTGGTGAGTCTGGCCCAAATTCCAGACCATGCCACATCGAATGGATTAATTCAATTGTCCAACAATGCCAACAATCGAAAACACCCGTATTTGTGAAACAGTTGGGGGCAAATGCGAAATTTGGGGGACAGCGATTCAAAACCCGTGACAAAAAAGGGGGAAAAATTGAAGAGTTTCCTCTTCATCTGCAAGTTAGACAATTTCCGTTTGATGCGTGA
- a CDS encoding ASCH domain-containing protein produces MKALSVRQPWAWAIIHSTKNIENRGWPIHYRGDILIHAAKTCTKKEYQLAREFCQGMGVVIPELISLRRGQVIGIVTIVDCKFSQVASGWGMPMQYHWKLENPREITPIPYIGRLGIFEVPDELVRSAIAL; encoded by the coding sequence ATGAAAGCGCTATCCGTTCGCCAACCCTGGGCATGGGCAATCATTCACTCCACCAAAAACATAGAAAACCGAGGCTGGCCCATTCATTATCGCGGCGACATTCTGATCCACGCCGCCAAAACCTGTACCAAGAAAGAGTACCAGCTAGCGAGAGAATTTTGCCAAGGGATGGGGGTAGTAATCCCAGAGTTAATCTCTCTCCGTCGCGGTCAAGTCATCGGTATAGTCACAATAGTGGATTGCAAGTTTTCACAAGTTGCATCTGGCTGGGGAATGCCCATGCAATACCACTGGAAGCTAGAGAATCCACGCGAGATTACACCAATTCCTTACATTGGGCGATTGGGGATATTTGAAGTGCCAGATGAACTGGTCAGGAGTGCGATCGCCTTATGA
- a CDS encoding DUF3775 domain-containing protein yields the protein MMKMNFLTIDKVNKIIELTKLVYGSKTPQSISDIKLTDANTQAKELIEFLIERQTLNTPINTLSEYINNLSSEETAEAIALMVLGRGDSGRQPSDFLELVKEAQGVEKHYLVEKSLLAQYLRSGLEKLNLH from the coding sequence ATGATGAAGATGAATTTCTTGACCATTGACAAAGTAAACAAAATCATTGAGCTTACTAAGTTAGTTTATGGTTCAAAAACTCCCCAATCAATATCTGATATAAAATTAACAGATGCCAATACACAAGCCAAGGAACTAATCGAATTTTTGATTGAGCGTCAAACATTAAACACTCCCATAAATACATTGTCTGAATACATAAATAATCTTTCTTCGGAGGAAACAGCAGAAGCTATAGCACTGATGGTACTTGGTCGTGGAGATTCGGGGAGGCAACCATCGGATTTCCTTGAGTTAGTAAAAGAGGCTCAAGGAGTCGAAAAACATTATCTAGTTGAAAAGTCTTTATTAGCTCAATACCTACGTTCGGGATTGGAAAAACTAAATCTTCATTGA
- a CDS encoding DnaB-like helicase C-terminal domain-containing protein, with protein MFSPDFAPDNVVSMPNHLPPQAIEAEEVVLGGILFDPEAIARVIKILQPEDFYVSSHKNIYQAAVRLHQSQQPTDLLFVTSWLESHGLLHNVGGRNKLASLLNSCVSAVNIDALAELIREKAQLRAVIQTALQMARTAMDAPLTEMTATSVIEMGQQKLLELRQLTMPCQMKLMADIIPDVYAEIELANNGEDAIEVNVPTGFYDLDSVIGGMPFGALTVVGGRGGIGKSTWALDIGIRAAASGLTTAYFALEMSASQMVKKTLARLAAPHVPADLLFKRNALRESHWNPLAQACADAMALPFWLNDNPVITTSQIKGDLQDIQARCGSVSLVIVDYVQLIEPMRRERGENRVQEIDSILKQLRAIAKQFNCAVLGLAQLKREVDSRSEKRPTKADFRESGGFEQEAAVMLGLYREDYYDKQTTQKGIFEVSVLKSRFSSETTINLLFDERFGQFKNLAKSQY; from the coding sequence ATGTTTTCACCAGATTTTGCCCCAGATAACGTAGTTTCAATGCCTAACCACTTACCACCCCAGGCGATTGAAGCTGAAGAAGTAGTACTTGGTGGCATTTTGTTTGACCCGGAAGCGATCGCTCGTGTGATTAAGATTTTGCAACCAGAAGATTTTTACGTCAGTTCGCACAAGAACATTTACCAAGCCGCAGTCAGATTGCACCAATCTCAGCAACCAACGGATTTATTGTTTGTTACCAGTTGGCTGGAATCTCATGGCTTGTTGCATAATGTTGGCGGAAGAAATAAACTTGCATCCTTGCTTAACTCTTGCGTGTCAGCAGTTAACATCGATGCCTTAGCAGAGTTAATTCGAGAAAAAGCGCAATTGAGAGCGGTGATCCAAACAGCTTTACAAATGGCGCGTACAGCGATGGATGCCCCCTTGACCGAAATGACTGCCACTTCAGTCATCGAAATGGGACAACAAAAACTTTTAGAGTTGCGCCAATTAACTATGCCTTGTCAGATGAAGCTAATGGCTGACATCATCCCTGACGTTTATGCCGAGATTGAATTAGCCAATAACGGTGAAGATGCGATTGAGGTCAATGTCCCAACTGGATTCTATGATTTGGATTCGGTAATTGGCGGGATGCCCTTCGGTGCTTTGACTGTTGTTGGAGGTCGCGGCGGAATCGGCAAGTCCACCTGGGCATTGGATATTGGAATTCGGGCTGCTGCTAGCGGCTTAACAACCGCTTATTTCGCTTTAGAAATGTCTGCCTCACAAATGGTCAAAAAGACCCTCGCAAGGTTGGCAGCGCCCCATGTTCCTGCTGATCTGCTTTTTAAACGCAATGCACTTCGGGAATCTCATTGGAATCCTTTGGCTCAAGCTTGTGCTGATGCGATGGCACTACCATTTTGGTTGAATGACAACCCCGTAATCACCACATCACAAATCAAAGGTGATTTGCAAGATATACAAGCTCGTTGCGGTTCAGTCAGTTTGGTGATTGTGGACTATGTGCAGTTGATTGAACCAATGCGCCGTGAACGTGGCGAAAACCGCGTGCAAGAAATCGACTCCATTTTGAAACAACTTAGGGCGATCGCTAAACAATTCAATTGCGCTGTCTTGGGTTTAGCACAGTTAAAAAGAGAAGTTGATTCACGTTCCGAAAAGCGTCCCACAAAAGCAGACTTTCGAGAATCTGGAGGATTTGAACAAGAAGCTGCTGTGATGTTGGGTTTGTATCGGGAAGATTACTACGACAAGCAGACTACCCAAAAAGGCATTTTTGAAGTTTCAGTTTTGAAAAGTCGGTTTAGTAGTGAGACGACTATTAATCTCTTGTTTGATGAACGATTTGGACAGTTTAAAAATTTGGCTAAGTCTCAATATTAA
- a CDS encoding DNA cytosine methyltransferase, with amino-acid sequence MKSVLSLFSGIGGLCHHGISAAGLSYKFQVQQFVEISPYSQSQLRHEQPGIPIHADITNYHCHQGQFDILCGGFPCSGTSNAGDKKGLNDPRSGLWREMFRIISQCRPAIALIENPTGLLSRGMATVLEDLSQIRYVCEWETISAYCLGLPHERERVFIIAYADGLFHRQQPTAWADQIGNQITQVRLSHEDRSYQPGIREVAFGIPVGVAKGIKGNYDARRAYGLSCSPRQSAVSWKRIDYLWGLLAHNEA; translated from the coding sequence ATGAAATCTGTCCTCTCGCTTTTCTCCGGCATCGGCGGACTCTGCCACCACGGAATATCAGCCGCAGGTCTATCTTACAAATTCCAAGTCCAGCAATTTGTCGAAATCTCCCCTTATTCTCAATCACAACTGCGCCATGAACAACCAGGAATTCCAATCCACGCAGATATTACCAACTACCACTGCCACCAAGGACAATTCGACATTTTGTGTGGGGGATTCCCCTGTAGCGGCACCAGTAACGCTGGAGATAAAAAAGGACTCAACGACCCCAGGTCAGGACTGTGGCGCGAAATGTTCCGCATCATCAGCCAGTGTAGACCAGCAATCGCTCTCATCGAAAACCCAACAGGGCTACTCTCTAGAGGAATGGCAACAGTCCTCGAAGACCTTTCCCAAATCCGGTACGTATGTGAGTGGGAAACTATATCCGCGTACTGCCTCGGCTTGCCACATGAAAGAGAAAGAGTCTTTATCATTGCCTACGCCGATGGCTTATTCCACCGTCAACAGCCAACCGCCTGGGCAGACCAAATTGGAAATCAGATTACGCAAGTACGGCTCTCTCATGAAGACCGAAGCTATCAACCCGGCATTCGTGAGGTGGCTTTTGGGATTCCCGTTGGAGTAGCCAAGGGAATCAAGGGCAATTATGATGCCCGTCGCGCTTATGGATTGAGTTGTTCTCCACGACAGTCCGCCGTTTCCTGGAAACGAATTGATTACTTGTGGGGTCTTCTCGCTCATAATGAGGCATAA
- a CDS encoding MT-A70 family methyltransferase, producing MRLTTLEGQYQCIVIDPPWFYRLRNQDKTHRNRISYKPMHIEEILSLPVPDLSNRTGSVLWLWFTNNHMIEAAHCLETWGFELKTILTWEKVTKDNTKTHLGVGHWLRNSTEHCALAVRGNVKAFSGRTLTNESTILHSPRREHSRKPESFYQLVDKLCPDITKLEMFARESRDGWDCWGDEADLFDQLNAEIDNDTSLSA from the coding sequence ATGAGACTAACGACATTAGAAGGTCAATACCAGTGCATCGTGATTGACCCTCCCTGGTTCTATCGGCTGAGAAATCAGGATAAAACTCACCGAAACCGCATTAGCTACAAGCCAATGCACATAGAAGAAATACTGTCATTGCCTGTTCCAGACTTAAGCAATCGCACGGGGTCAGTTCTTTGGCTTTGGTTTACCAACAATCACATGATTGAAGCCGCACACTGCTTAGAAACATGGGGATTTGAACTCAAAACCATCCTGACTTGGGAAAAAGTTACCAAGGATAACACTAAAACACATCTAGGTGTCGGTCATTGGTTGCGGAATTCGACTGAACACTGTGCTTTGGCTGTTCGTGGGAATGTCAAAGCTTTCTCTGGACGGACACTCACAAACGAGTCCACCATCCTGCACTCTCCCAGGCGTGAGCATTCCCGTAAGCCCGAAAGTTTCTACCAACTCGTAGACAAACTGTGTCCAGACATAACCAAGCTGGAGATGTTCGCACGCGAGTCTAGGGACGGCTGGGATTGTTGGGGTGATGAGGCGGATCTGTTTGATCAGCTTAATGCAGAAATTGATAACGATACTTCATTGAGTGCTTAA
- a CDS encoding cytosolic protein gives MTNKTPLTEYDSPWKQMLQLYFEDFMQFFFPQAHAQIDWSRGFEFLDQELQQVVRDAELGKRLIDKLVKIYRIGGEESWLLIHIEIQSQEETDFPKRMFVYNYRIFDRYDRSVASCAILGDDNINWRPSQFGYDLFGCTVDFQFPVIKLLDYQQRLSELEASRNPFATVVMAHLAAVQTRSNRSQRKQSKLNLVRRLYEQGFEREAVVNLLAFIDWMLTLPLDLELEFKREVEQLEAQLRMQYVTSFERIARIESLLKGIALGLKLKFGTPGQNLLPEIELLEDFRLLESILAAIETADTVDELRSIYQTADDTPSEN, from the coding sequence ATGACTAATAAAACACCTCTTACGGAATATGATTCCCCGTGGAAGCAGATGTTGCAGTTGTATTTTGAAGACTTCATGCAATTCTTTTTTCCTCAAGCCCATGCTCAAATTGATTGGAGTAGAGGTTTCGAGTTTCTAGATCAAGAGTTACAACAAGTAGTTCGTGATGCTGAATTAGGAAAACGGCTAATTGATAAATTGGTGAAAATCTATCGCATTGGGGGCGAAGAATCTTGGCTGTTGATTCATATAGAAATCCAAAGTCAAGAGGAAACCGATTTTCCTAAACGGATGTTTGTCTACAACTATCGAATTTTTGACCGTTACGATCGCTCTGTTGCATCATGCGCGATACTGGGGGATGACAACATCAACTGGCGGCCATCGCAGTTTGGGTACGATTTGTTTGGTTGTACGGTTGATTTTCAGTTTCCTGTAATCAAGCTGCTAGACTATCAACAAAGGTTGTCGGAGCTAGAAGCCAGTCGTAACCCCTTTGCTACAGTGGTAATGGCTCATTTGGCAGCAGTGCAAACCCGCAGTAATAGGTCGCAAAGGAAACAATCAAAACTGAATTTAGTGCGTCGGTTGTATGAGCAAGGGTTTGAACGCGAGGCTGTTGTTAACCTTTTGGCTTTTATTGATTGGATGCTAACGTTACCATTGGATTTAGAACTAGAGTTTAAAAGAGAAGTCGAACAATTGGAGGCACAACTGCGTATGCAGTACGTTACTAGTTTTGAGAGAATTGCTCGAATAGAATCTTTATTAAAAGGCATAGCTTTGGGATTAAAACTCAAATTTGGAACACCTGGACAAAACTTATTGCCTGAAATTGAGCTTCTTGAAGATTTCAGATTGCTAGAATCAATCTTGGCAGCAATAGAAACAGCAGATACTGTGGATGAATTGCGTTCTATTTATCAGACAGCAGATGACACACCGTCAGAAAATTAG